A single region of the Kocuria rosea genome encodes:
- a CDS encoding nitrate reductase subunit alpha has protein sequence MTTESVPPRTDGPASDALLKLGKFFTRWEESPDGRAVFREGGRAGDAFYRNRWSHDKVVRSTHGVNCTGSCSWKIYVKDGIITWEAQETDYPSVGPDRPEYEPRGCPRGAAFSWYTYSPTRVRYPYVRGVLLEMYRAAKAEVGGDPVLAWQAVVGDPEKRRAFQQARGKGGLVRSSWQEALEMTAAAHVHTIKTYGPDRVTGFSPIPAMSMVSHAAGARFFNLIGGVMNSFYDWYADLPVASPQVFGDQTDVPESGDWWDATYLMMWGSNIPVTRTPDAHWMVEARYRGTKVVSVSPDYSDNTKFADEWLPAQAGTDAALAMAMGHVILKENFVDRRVPFFEDYVVQYTDLPFLVTLEQRPDGTVVPGKFLTAQDLGQTEAADAAFKTVLLDRDAGTPVVPQGSTGFRYNEADEGKWNLDLQGVRPALSVADSASYEQATSVIDLPAFTDATGEGSVVHRGVPVTEVAGRTVTTVFDLMLAQYGVGRAGLPGQWASGYDDVETPYTPAWQEEITSVPAAAVARIAREFATNAEKSGGRSMIILGAGICQWYHGDVTYRAILAMLMLCGCQGRNGGGWAHYVGQEKTRPITGQATMAAATDWTRPPRFMIGTAFWYMHTDQFRSDGYSSDSLQSPLAQGHLKGMHTADVVAKSTRMGWMPFFPQFDQNSLDVADAASEGVARGEAPDEARWVADRLKAQDMRFAVEDVDAPQNWPRTLMLWRSNLLGSSAKGEEYFLKHLLGTHHNVLGSDHSTSRPKDVTWHEQAPEGKLDLLVSADFRMTSSTLLSDVVFPAATWYEKHDLSSTDMHPYVHAFTPAINPPWEAKTDYDLFRLLAEEFSRQAKVHLGVRKDMVATALTHDTPGELAQPGGHAPDWKGTDVPAVPGKNLPNLQVVERDYTAVGEKFSAVGPLAEKLGLTTKYITYDVSHQVDQLARLHGVFDSGAAAGRPVINTDARMAEAILLFSGTTNGELAVQGFETLEKRTGVELADLARGSEEKRITFADTQAGPVPVITSPEWSGSETGGRRYAPFTINIERLKPFHTLTGRMHFFLDHDWLKDMGESLPIYRPPLDMHRLFGEPKLGQRGELSIAVRYLTPHNKWSIHSEYQDNLFMLSLARGGTTVWMSPQDAALIEVADNDWVECLNTNGVYIGRAIVSHRMPAGVVYVHHAQERLIDVPKSEATGRRGGIHNSVTRILVKPTHMIGGYAQLSWAFNYLGPTGNQRDIVSVVRKRSQEVQY, from the coding sequence ATGACGACCGAATCCGTCCCGCCGCGCACCGATGGTCCTGCCTCCGACGCCCTGCTCAAGCTCGGGAAGTTCTTCACCCGCTGGGAGGAGTCCCCGGACGGCCGCGCGGTCTTCCGCGAGGGCGGGCGGGCCGGGGACGCGTTCTACCGGAACCGGTGGAGCCACGACAAGGTGGTCCGCTCCACGCACGGGGTGAACTGCACAGGCTCCTGCTCCTGGAAGATCTATGTCAAGGATGGGATCATCACCTGGGAGGCCCAAGAGACCGACTACCCCTCCGTGGGCCCGGACCGCCCGGAGTACGAACCACGCGGCTGCCCCCGCGGGGCCGCCTTCTCCTGGTACACCTACTCCCCCACCCGCGTGCGCTATCCGTACGTGCGCGGGGTGCTGCTGGAGATGTACCGGGCCGCCAAGGCAGAGGTCGGCGGGGACCCCGTCCTGGCCTGGCAGGCCGTGGTCGGGGACCCGGAGAAGCGCCGGGCGTTCCAGCAGGCCCGGGGCAAGGGCGGGCTGGTGCGCTCCAGCTGGCAGGAGGCCCTCGAGATGACCGCGGCCGCCCACGTGCACACGATCAAGACCTACGGCCCGGACCGGGTCACCGGGTTCTCCCCGATCCCGGCGATGTCCATGGTTTCCCACGCGGCCGGCGCCCGGTTCTTTAACCTCATCGGCGGGGTGATGAACAGTTTCTACGACTGGTACGCGGACCTGCCCGTGGCCAGCCCCCAGGTCTTCGGGGACCAGACGGACGTGCCCGAGTCGGGCGACTGGTGGGATGCGACCTATCTGATGATGTGGGGCTCCAACATCCCGGTCACCCGCACCCCGGACGCGCACTGGATGGTCGAGGCCCGCTACCGCGGCACCAAGGTCGTCTCGGTGAGTCCCGACTACTCCGACAACACGAAGTTCGCCGACGAGTGGCTGCCCGCCCAGGCCGGCACCGACGCCGCCCTGGCCATGGCCATGGGGCATGTGATCCTGAAGGAGAACTTCGTGGACCGGCGGGTCCCGTTCTTCGAGGACTACGTGGTGCAGTACACCGACCTGCCCTTCCTCGTCACCCTCGAGCAGCGCCCAGACGGCACCGTGGTGCCCGGCAAGTTCCTCACTGCCCAGGACCTGGGGCAGACAGAGGCCGCGGACGCGGCGTTCAAGACCGTGCTCCTGGACCGGGACGCGGGCACTCCGGTGGTGCCCCAGGGGTCGACGGGCTTCCGCTACAACGAGGCCGACGAGGGGAAGTGGAACCTGGACCTGCAGGGGGTGCGCCCGGCCCTGTCCGTCGCCGACTCGGCGTCCTACGAGCAGGCCACTAGCGTGATCGATCTGCCCGCGTTCACCGATGCCACGGGCGAGGGCTCGGTGGTCCACCGCGGGGTGCCGGTCACCGAAGTGGCCGGACGCACGGTGACCACGGTCTTCGACCTCATGCTCGCCCAGTATGGGGTGGGCCGGGCCGGGCTACCCGGCCAGTGGGCGTCCGGGTACGACGACGTGGAGACCCCCTACACCCCCGCGTGGCAGGAGGAGATCACCTCGGTCCCGGCGGCGGCGGTGGCCCGCATCGCCCGGGAGTTCGCCACCAACGCGGAGAAGTCCGGCGGCCGGTCGATGATCATTCTCGGGGCCGGCATCTGCCAGTGGTACCACGGGGACGTCACCTACCGGGCGATCCTCGCGATGCTCATGCTGTGCGGGTGTCAGGGGCGCAACGGCGGCGGGTGGGCGCACTACGTGGGCCAGGAGAAGACCCGACCGATCACCGGCCAGGCCACGATGGCCGCGGCCACCGACTGGACCCGCCCGCCGCGGTTCATGATCGGCACCGCGTTCTGGTACATGCACACCGACCAGTTCCGCTCCGACGGGTACTCCTCCGACTCGCTGCAGTCCCCGCTGGCCCAGGGTCACCTGAAGGGCATGCACACCGCCGACGTGGTCGCCAAGTCCACCCGCATGGGGTGGATGCCGTTCTTCCCGCAGTTCGACCAGAACTCCCTGGACGTGGCCGACGCCGCTTCCGAGGGTGTGGCCCGCGGGGAAGCACCTGATGAGGCCCGGTGGGTCGCGGATCGACTCAAGGCGCAGGACATGCGTTTCGCCGTCGAGGACGTCGACGCTCCGCAGAACTGGCCGCGCACCCTGATGCTGTGGCGTTCCAACCTGCTGGGCTCCTCCGCTAAGGGTGAGGAGTACTTCCTCAAGCACCTGCTGGGCACCCACCACAACGTCCTGGGCTCCGACCACTCCACCTCCCGCCCGAAGGACGTGACCTGGCACGAGCAGGCCCCGGAGGGCAAGCTCGACCTGCTCGTATCGGCCGACTTCCGGATGACCAGCTCCACCCTGCTCTCCGACGTCGTGTTCCCCGCCGCGACCTGGTACGAGAAGCACGACCTGTCCTCCACCGACATGCACCCCTACGTGCACGCCTTCACCCCGGCGATCAACCCGCCGTGGGAAGCGAAGACGGACTACGACCTGTTCCGGCTGCTGGCCGAGGAGTTCTCCCGGCAGGCGAAGGTGCACCTCGGGGTGCGCAAGGACATGGTGGCCACCGCGCTCACCCACGACACCCCGGGCGAGCTCGCCCAACCCGGGGGCCACGCCCCGGATTGGAAGGGCACCGACGTCCCGGCGGTACCGGGCAAGAACCTGCCGAACCTCCAGGTGGTGGAGCGCGACTACACCGCGGTCGGGGAGAAGTTCTCCGCGGTCGGGCCACTGGCTGAGAAGCTGGGCCTCACCACGAAGTACATCACCTACGACGTCTCCCACCAGGTGGACCAGCTGGCCCGCCTGCACGGGGTGTTCGACTCCGGGGCCGCGGCGGGCCGACCGGTGATCAACACCGACGCGCGGATGGCCGAGGCCATCCTCCTCTTCTCCGGCACCACCAACGGGGAGCTGGCCGTGCAGGGCTTCGAGACCCTCGAGAAGCGCACCGGGGTGGAGCTCGCAGACCTCGCCCGCGGCTCCGAGGAGAAGCGCATCACCTTCGCCGACACCCAGGCCGGCCCGGTCCCGGTGATCACCTCCCCGGAGTGGTCCGGCTCCGAGACCGGCGGGCGGCGCTACGCCCCGTTCACCATCAACATCGAACGCCTCAAGCCCTTCCACACCCTCACCGGACGGATGCACTTCTTCCTGGACCACGACTGGCTCAAGGACATGGGTGAGTCCCTGCCGATCTACCGCCCGCCCCTGGACATGCACCGCCTGTTCGGGGAACCCAAGCTCGGGCAGCGCGGGGAGCTGTCGATCGCCGTGCGGTATCTGACCCCGCACAACAAGTGGTCGATCCACTCGGAGTACCAGGACAACCTGTTCATGCTCTCCCTGGCCCGCGGGGGCACCACGGTGTGGATGAGCCCCCAGGACGCCGCACTCATCGAGGTCGCCGACAACGACTGGGTCGAGTGCCTCAACACCAACGGCGTCTACATCGGCCGGGCCATCGTCTCCCACCGGATGCCGGCCGGAGTGGTCTACGTCCACCACGCCCAGGAGCGCCTGATCGACGTCCCGAAGTCCGAGGCGACCGGGCGCCGCGGCGGGATCCACAACTCGGTCACCCGCATCCTCGTCAAACCCACCCACATGATCGGCGGCTACGCGCAGCTGT